A window of bacterium genomic DNA:
ACGACGCCGGGGGCCTCGGCCAGGTTTCGCGCCGCCGCCAGTGCTCGCGAGCGCGCGGCGGCGTCCGCCTCGCCGGCCCAGAGGAACATCGCCGTATGCCGCACGAGCCCGCGGCGGACCAGCGGCGCCCCGTCGTATCGCCATTCGACGCGCGCGGTCAGCTCCGGAACCGTGACGGACGCGTTGAACCGCGCGACGGCCCGGTAGCGCTCGCCAGCGAGGGACGCGGCCGCGGCGGCCTCGTCGTCGAAGTCGAGGTGGAGCGCGAGGTCGTAGCTGCACGGCGGTCCTTCGCCGCGCGCGCGCCAGCGCGGCGTGCGCTTCCACGGCGGCACCGCGAGCAGCGGACTGGAGCCGCCGAACAGGTCGTCTCCGTAGTCGCCCGCCCGCACCGCGGCGCACTCCATCCGCAAGAAGGCCAGGCCCCGCAACATTGCCAGCTTCTGGTCCTCGCCGATCGTGTCGCGGTGGAGAAACAGCGTGGTGTGGCGCAGCATCAGTGCCGCATCCCGGTGGTCGCGACGCCGCCGATGATCTGCCGCTGGAAGATGAAAAAGAGCACCGTCAGCGGCACGGAGGCGATCGACGACACGGCCATCAGCGCGGGGAAGTTCGACGTCTCGGCGGACTGAAACGTCTGCACGGCGAGCGGGACGGTGGCCTTCGCCGTGTTGCTGATGATGAGGAACGGCCAGACGAAGTCGTCCCACGTCGACTGGAAGATCAG
This region includes:
- a CDS encoding carbohydrate ABC transporter permease; its protein translation is LIFQSTWDDFVWPFLIISNTAKATVPLAVQTFQSAETSNFPALMAVSSIASVPLTVLFFIFQRQIIGGVATTGMRH